One segment of Candidatus Aegiribacteria sp. DNA contains the following:
- a CDS encoding D-2-hydroxyacid dehydrogenase has translation MARVLICDPVAEDALEAIRKGGHEVVEKTGMTPEELLETAPAFDALVIRSATKVRKPVLEKGAAGNLKLVVRGGVGLDNVDLDVAADLGIAVRNTPSASSVAVAELALAHMLSCSRFLGPANCTMKQGEWNKKAYGKGKELWHSTLGLIGFGRISKEVAKRAKGFEMNVIFFDPYIDSVDGIEAKKVDLETLCRESDFISLHIPHNKETHYLLDAPQFDMMKDGVVIVNCARGGTINEATLLDAMNSGKVFAAGVDVYEKEPARGNPLVEYERTVATPHIGAGSAAASKRVGAEVAREINEFFE, from the coding sequence ATGGCACGAGTACTCATCTGTGATCCGGTTGCTGAAGATGCTCTTGAGGCAATCCGGAAAGGCGGACACGAGGTTGTTGAGAAAACCGGCATGACACCTGAAGAACTGCTTGAAACCGCTCCGGCGTTTGACGCGCTTGTCATCAGGAGCGCGACAAAGGTCAGAAAGCCCGTACTCGAAAAGGGAGCCGCGGGAAACCTGAAGCTTGTTGTTCGAGGCGGCGTTGGTCTGGATAATGTTGATCTAGACGTAGCAGCTGATCTTGGTATTGCCGTAAGAAATACACCCTCGGCAAGCAGTGTTGCCGTTGCAGAGCTTGCACTGGCGCATATGCTTTCATGCAGCCGCTTCCTCGGACCGGCCAACTGCACAATGAAGCAGGGTGAATGGAACAAGAAAGCTTACGGTAAGGGAAAGGAACTCTGGCACTCCACACTCGGTCTGATCGGCTTTGGCAGAATCTCTAAGGAAGTCGCCAAACGCGCAAAAGGATTCGAGATGAACGTAATCTTCTTCGATCCGTACATAGACAGTGTGGACGGAATAGAAGCGAAGAAAGTTGATCTGGAAACACTATGCAGAGAATCCGATTTCATAAGTCTGCATATTCCTCACAATAAAGAAACTCATTACCTTCTTGATGCCCCGCAATTCGATATGATGAAGGACGGCGTTGTAATAGTGAACTGCGCCAGAGGCGGAACCATCAATGAAGCAACGCTTCTTGATGCTATGAACTCCGGGAAGGTTTTTGCCGCGGGAGTTGATGTTTACGAAAAGGAACCTGCCAGAGGGAATCCCCTTGTGGAATATGAAAGAACTGTGGCTACACCTCACATCGGGGCCGGAAGCGCTGCAGCCTCAAAGCGTGTGGGCGCTGAAGTAGCCCGCGAGATAAACGAATTTTTCGAGTAG